A window of Reinekea marina contains these coding sequences:
- a CDS encoding DUF2868 domain-containing protein, whose amino-acid sequence MQLSPDERRVFQSDLTTNTFAWLTLSQALDRTLSHRLPSTKEPLADQIDRAFASTHPASHLGSALFAVGLVFGIIGISSLIGYAKDQPANLWLIIGVFALWPFITALLSVVQDARPAQSMWVQSLFAMVKRGKHFPDDLLDSQKSKTLIQRWVAWKWQYFSISFTLGSLIGFLTIITFWDISFGWTSTLSNSQSWMAPLASWLTWPGHFYLGAPSNELLEASLLSRNASENAEILRQWWPYVFFSMFVYGLMSRLCLFAWKYHRLKSAIIADIRSSGIIERYNALTIEQKSVYSEIEVDSQTLSLSKGDYSLLSESLLLGWQFKHSTIELGYNFGAESWQVDLDWLKQNTAQLQKGNVLVLVNIFQTPVIELIDLVSQISELLSTNLVTIGLFIGENEASRAGRFEATWRQFSQKHPQIRFVILQEPVS is encoded by the coding sequence GTGCAGTTATCTCCTGATGAAAGGCGGGTATTTCAATCCGACCTAACTACAAATACCTTCGCTTGGCTCACTTTGAGCCAAGCGCTAGATCGAACCTTATCTCACCGTTTACCAAGTACCAAAGAGCCGTTAGCTGATCAAATAGACCGTGCTTTTGCGTCGACACACCCAGCGAGCCACTTAGGTTCAGCTTTATTCGCTGTTGGTCTTGTTTTTGGCATTATCGGTATTTCCAGTTTGATCGGTTATGCCAAAGATCAACCGGCCAATTTATGGCTTATTATAGGCGTCTTTGCACTTTGGCCTTTTATTACTGCGCTGTTGAGCGTGGTGCAAGATGCTCGGCCAGCTCAATCGATGTGGGTTCAATCCTTATTTGCAATGGTCAAACGAGGCAAACATTTTCCCGATGATTTATTAGATTCTCAGAAAAGTAAAACGTTGATTCAGCGCTGGGTTGCTTGGAAATGGCAGTATTTTTCAATCAGTTTTACTCTAGGCTCACTGATTGGTTTTTTAACTATCATTACTTTCTGGGATATCTCCTTTGGTTGGACATCGACTTTATCCAATAGCCAAAGTTGGATGGCGCCATTGGCGAGTTGGCTGACTTGGCCAGGCCATTTTTACTTGGGTGCACCATCAAATGAGCTGTTAGAAGCGAGTTTGCTTTCAAGAAACGCCTCTGAAAACGCTGAAATTTTAAGGCAATGGTGGCCGTATGTATTTTTTAGTATGTTTGTATATGGTCTCATGAGTCGGCTTTGCCTGTTTGCATGGAAGTATCATCGCTTAAAGTCTGCAATTATCGCCGATATTCGGTCATCAGGTATTATCGAGCGTTATAATGCGCTTACAATTGAGCAAAAATCAGTGTATTCGGAAATTGAAGTGGATTCACAAACCCTGAGTTTATCGAAAGGTGATTATAGTCTTTTAAGCGAGAGCCTTTTACTCGGGTGGCAATTTAAGCATTCAACTATTGAGTTGGGCTACAATTTTGGTGCTGAATCCTGGCAAGTCGATCTCGACTGGTTAAAACAAAATACAGCTCAACTTCAAAAAGGCAATGTACTGGTGCTGGTGAATATTTTCCAGACCCCAGTAATAGAGCTAATAGACTTAGTGAGCCAGATATCAGAATTGCTCAGTACCAACCTCGTAACTATTGGGCTGTTCATTGGCGAAAATGAAGCTTCGCGCGCAGGGCGCTTCGAAGCAACTTGGCGGCAGTTTTCGCAAAAGCACCCACAGATCCGATTCGTAATTCTCCAAGAGCCAGTATCATGA
- the rmf gene encoding ribosome modulation factor, with translation MKRQKRDRLERAFQKGYMAGVEGKSKELCPKDEGPEHQQWMNGWREGRGDNWDGYTGVSGIHRVNEVVIHH, from the coding sequence ATGAAAAGACAAAAGAGAGATCGTTTAGAGCGTGCATTTCAAAAAGGTTACATGGCAGGCGTAGAAGGAAAATCTAAAGAGTTATGCCCTAAAGACGAAGGCCCCGAACATCAGCAATGGATGAACGGTTGGCGAGAAGGCCGAGGTGACAATTGGGACGGATACACCGGCGTTAGTGGGATTCATCGAGTTAACGAAGTCGTCATTCACCACTAA
- a CDS encoding quinone-dependent dihydroorotate dehydrogenase yields MYSFLKKALFCLTPETAHEVSMEGASALARLGLMNLMPKPRAQKPVELLGLTFPNGVGLAAGLDKNGEFIDALGSFGFGFIEVGTVTPKPQDGNPKPRLFRIPEKDAIINRMGFNNKGVDYLVERVKKSKYSGIIGVNIGKNKTTPEEEAVNDYLYCLDKVYTVADYIVVNLSSPNTPGLRNLQFGEPLVKLIQALKQRQVQLDETHAHTPILIKIAPDLTDEEVDQLAQTFNEQAVEGIVATNTTVARDAVENYTHGKEAGGLSGSPVREQSNHVLKRFREKLNEDTPIIGVGGVLSAEEAEEKVQLGADLVQIYSGFIYEGPGLIKKSVERLAK; encoded by the coding sequence ATGTATTCATTTTTAAAAAAAGCACTGTTTTGTTTAACGCCCGAAACGGCCCATGAAGTTTCTATGGAAGGTGCCAGTGCACTCGCTCGATTGGGGTTAATGAATTTAATGCCGAAACCAAGAGCGCAAAAGCCTGTAGAGCTATTAGGGTTAACATTCCCAAATGGTGTTGGTTTAGCCGCTGGGTTAGACAAAAATGGTGAATTTATAGATGCATTGGGTTCATTTGGATTTGGCTTTATTGAGGTAGGGACTGTGACGCCAAAACCTCAGGACGGTAATCCAAAGCCAAGGCTTTTCCGAATTCCTGAAAAAGATGCCATTATTAACCGAATGGGGTTTAACAATAAGGGTGTCGACTATTTAGTTGAACGAGTAAAAAAGTCAAAATACAGCGGGATAATTGGCGTTAATATTGGTAAAAATAAGACCACTCCAGAAGAAGAAGCGGTAAATGATTACTTATATTGCTTAGATAAAGTCTACACGGTAGCTGATTATATCGTTGTAAACCTTAGTTCTCCGAACACGCCTGGTTTAAGAAACCTACAATTTGGTGAGCCATTGGTAAAGTTGATTCAGGCCCTCAAACAGCGTCAAGTGCAGTTAGATGAAACCCATGCACATACACCAATCTTAATAAAAATTGCGCCCGATTTAACCGACGAAGAAGTAGATCAGTTAGCACAAACATTCAACGAACAAGCAGTGGAAGGAATTGTTGCGACGAATACTACCGTGGCACGTGACGCCGTAGAAAACTACACACATGGAAAAGAAGCGGGCGGTTTAAGCGGTTCTCCGGTACGCGAACAATCGAATCATGTACTTAAACGTTTTCGCGAAAAGCTCAATGAAGACACACCTATCATTGGGGTCGGTGGCGTGCTTTCAGCCGAAGAAGCAGAAGAAAAAGTGCAACTGGGTGCCGATTTGGTGCAAATCTATTCTGGATTTATTTACGAAGGCCCTGGTTTAATCAAAAAGTCAGTAGAACGTTTAGCAAAATAG
- a CDS encoding GTPase/DUF3482 domain-containing protein produces the protein MAAVFAKAPTDPIRNSPRASIMSEPIFAIVGHPNQGKSSIVSTLIQQDSIGISEESGTTVEASRHSLVIDGQPMYHLVDTPGFQRPRQVIDWLESHCGSAAKRQQTVTEFVNEHSNLPVESNRFKSEVELLKPIVDGAAIIYVVDGSVPFSSQFEAEMAILQWTGQPRIALINPIGGEAYIHDWQAALSQYFSLVKVFNPMTDNLEKQQQILRSVAEIFTQWRDPLLDCAKKLQQVSGKRLQQSSRIIAGFLNESLGYKVSAPETTDGITQATVKALELQYQTRLRQLEADLHKKVAQLYTHFNLEIDHESLSLDYPDLFDEQYWYLFGLSRAKLVGLAGSAGAATGVVVDIGVGGSSLMLGAAIGGVASAATAAWATLKPEAWKVRGVPVAGKKLQYGPIADLQFAFVLLGRAVAFVKQVTDRQHAQRSVLTLQQSKKEQLLANLSANQQVSLVMLLKKAQKPLGDSDISKLSGLLETMMDSEGKKAE, from the coding sequence TTGGCGGCAGTTTTCGCAAAAGCACCCACAGATCCGATTCGTAATTCTCCAAGAGCCAGTATCATGAGTGAACCTATATTTGCTATCGTTGGTCACCCTAATCAAGGCAAGTCGAGTATTGTATCGACCCTGATTCAACAAGACTCTATTGGTATATCCGAAGAGTCGGGCACAACGGTAGAAGCCAGCCGTCATTCTTTGGTGATCGATGGACAACCAATGTATCACCTTGTCGATACACCGGGATTTCAACGCCCTAGGCAGGTTATAGATTGGCTTGAGTCGCATTGCGGTTCAGCCGCAAAGCGACAGCAGACTGTCACTGAATTTGTTAATGAACACAGTAATTTACCTGTCGAGTCAAACCGCTTTAAAAGTGAAGTAGAGCTGCTAAAGCCTATTGTAGACGGGGCTGCTATTATCTACGTGGTAGACGGATCAGTGCCTTTTTCATCTCAATTTGAAGCTGAAATGGCTATTCTTCAATGGACAGGGCAGCCAAGAATTGCCTTGATAAATCCAATTGGCGGGGAGGCCTATATACATGATTGGCAGGCTGCGTTAAGCCAATATTTCAGCCTTGTTAAAGTTTTCAACCCGATGACAGACAACCTAGAAAAGCAGCAGCAAATTTTACGATCGGTCGCTGAAATATTCACACAATGGCGAGACCCGTTACTCGACTGTGCGAAGAAATTGCAGCAGGTCAGCGGTAAAAGATTACAACAATCGTCTCGGATCATCGCCGGCTTTCTTAATGAATCTCTCGGTTATAAAGTATCCGCACCAGAAACCACGGATGGGATTACTCAGGCTACGGTAAAGGCTTTAGAATTACAGTATCAAACTCGGTTGCGGCAGTTAGAAGCCGATTTGCATAAAAAAGTCGCTCAGTTATACACCCATTTTAATCTCGAAATAGACCATGAAAGTTTGAGTCTAGATTATCCCGATTTATTTGATGAGCAATATTGGTATTTATTTGGTTTAAGCCGTGCAAAGTTGGTTGGGTTAGCAGGTTCGGCTGGCGCTGCAACGGGCGTAGTAGTCGATATAGGCGTTGGGGGTAGTTCACTCATGCTAGGTGCCGCCATCGGAGGTGTCGCGTCTGCGGCTACGGCGGCCTGGGCGACGTTAAAACCAGAAGCCTGGAAAGTAAGGGGAGTACCCGTTGCCGGTAAAAAGTTACAATACGGCCCTATTGCTGATTTACAGTTTGCTTTCGTGTTATTAGGAAGAGCCGTAGCTTTTGTGAAGCAAGTCACCGATAGACAGCATGCTCAGCGGAGTGTTTTAACACTACAGCAATCTAAAAAAGAGCAGTTGCTTGCAAATCTTAGTGCAAATCAACAGGTGAGCCTGGTGATGTTGCTTAAAAAGGCTCAGAAACCGTTAGGTGACAGCGATATTAGTAAGCTGAGTGGTCTGCTTGAAACTATGATGGATTCAGAAGGCAAAAAGGCCGAATAA
- the nirD gene encoding nitrite reductase small subunit NirD, giving the protein MQFETVCLENDLIPNLGIAVKVSNQQVAIFYMPNTKERVFALSNWDPISKANVLSRGILGDIQGRLVVSSPIHKHHFDLKTGQCLEEEVSVPSYSVKIENGKISLAVETLYEQTA; this is encoded by the coding sequence ATGCAATTCGAAACAGTCTGTTTAGAAAATGATCTCATTCCAAATTTAGGCATTGCCGTAAAAGTATCGAATCAACAGGTAGCGATATTTTACATGCCTAACACCAAAGAACGTGTGTTTGCTTTGTCGAATTGGGACCCAATCAGCAAGGCGAATGTATTGTCACGGGGTATTCTTGGGGATATTCAGGGCCGGTTAGTAGTCTCTAGCCCTATTCATAAACATCACTTTGATCTTAAAACTGGGCAATGTTTGGAAGAAGAGGTCAGCGTACCAAGCTATTCCGTTAAAATCGAAAACGGAAAAATTTCCCTAGCGGTAGAGACACTTTATGAACAAACCGCTTAA
- a CDS encoding methyltransferase: MNLTSARLQRVPKDNTLKAWSAADELLLSRIPLEAGSSILVVNDTFGALSIGLSEHTHDWWNDSAMSIQALQENCTVNDVSLPTLIQSPMRRYDTVAIHIPKSLKLFEWQLRRIFEHCDEQTQFFAAGMVKHISAGHIKVMNKLFASVNPGRSEKKARVIELKQAFASAEKQVESLTTEYPVESLNQNIVNLPGCFAQNSIDPGARVFLNCMKLLPEAKKVIDLGCGNGILALGYLIQYPETQELNCVDDSFQAIGSAKINLSSYSQVNYWHNNSFNGLTELNQSDLILCNPPFHQSTTLTENIAKKMFQDAVKVLAPGGECWVVANRHLVYQPMLRSLFALVEVASKDPKFTVFRCVNHS, from the coding sequence ATGAATTTAACGTCAGCTCGATTACAACGAGTGCCTAAAGATAACACGCTGAAAGCGTGGAGTGCCGCAGATGAATTACTTTTATCTCGCATCCCTTTGGAGGCAGGTTCATCAATTCTTGTCGTAAACGATACCTTTGGCGCGCTGAGTATCGGATTATCAGAACATACACACGATTGGTGGAATGATTCTGCAATGTCGATTCAAGCGCTTCAAGAGAATTGCACCGTAAACGATGTATCTCTGCCTACGTTGATACAATCACCAATGCGCCGTTACGATACCGTTGCTATTCATATTCCAAAATCATTAAAGCTGTTTGAGTGGCAATTGCGTAGAATTTTTGAACACTGCGATGAACAAACTCAGTTTTTTGCGGCTGGCATGGTGAAACACATTAGCGCAGGTCATATTAAGGTGATGAATAAGCTTTTTGCTTCTGTAAACCCAGGTCGCTCAGAGAAAAAAGCTCGAGTCATTGAACTAAAGCAGGCTTTCGCCTCCGCTGAGAAACAAGTTGAATCGCTGACAACCGAATACCCTGTAGAATCACTCAATCAAAATATAGTAAATCTGCCCGGGTGCTTTGCACAAAACTCTATCGATCCTGGTGCACGAGTTTTCTTAAACTGCATGAAACTATTGCCTGAAGCTAAAAAGGTGATCGACTTGGGGTGTGGCAACGGTATTTTAGCGTTGGGTTATTTGATCCAATACCCTGAAACCCAAGAATTGAATTGTGTCGATGATAGTTTTCAAGCCATTGGCAGCGCAAAGATAAATTTATCCAGCTATTCACAAGTAAATTACTGGCATAACAACAGCTTTAATGGATTGACGGAACTCAATCAATCCGACTTGATATTGTGCAACCCTCCCTTTCACCAAAGCACAACATTAACCGAAAATATTGCAAAAAAAATGTTTCAAGATGCCGTTAAAGTACTCGCGCCGGGTGGCGAATGCTGGGTAGTAGCCAATAGACATTTAGTGTATCAACCTATGCTGAGATCACTTTTTGCCTTGGTAGAAGTTGCATCGAAAGACCCAAAATTCACAGTCTTTCGATGCGTAAATCACAGCTAA
- the rlmKL gene encoding bifunctional 23S rRNA (guanine(2069)-N(7))-methyltransferase RlmK/23S rRNA (guanine(2445)-N(2))-methyltransferase RlmL, whose product MTAEQTFTFWLTCPQGVHGLLKKEIEAITGIVAGDWNKGVQFEGTLEAGYRVCLWSRLANRIFLGLNDTVNVSFESLQAMVEAIQWDEHVRPTGSLKVSFGGRLPEIRDSRFGAQKVKDWIVDQFREKHGTRPSVDNTPDLTVYVQVAKKRMFLGIELTGDSLHKRGYRQATGPAPIKENLAAALLFSKDWPEKSKQGESFLDLMCGSGTIVIEAALMAADYAPGLLRREFAFERWLLHNPTHWNTLLQEARERRTSGLEAMPSVLGFDSDGGVIEKANETLVSLGLSKHARCYQKSLDEWTLPTHWALKPGLWVSNPPYGERLGDKPTLMRFYRTIGDIARSQLSQWSIGMLTSDDILAREIGLRPELKRNFYNGPIEAVFYSYGVNDSREQNTTDPKQQEQTQALTNRVAKNIKQLKKLIKKEQLEAYRVYDADIPEFAIAVDKYGDWLHVQEYAPPKSIPEEKAQARLLNAVEALSNYFEIPVSQVVVKRRERQRGTNQYEKKGQTDRSFSIMEHGVKLKVNLHDYLDSGLFLDHRPSRKWVQESAEGISFLNLFCYTGSFTSHAFKGGASKTVSVDLSKTYLKWAEDNLELNGGKAGPNHQFVHADVMKWLKETDEKFDLIVMDPPTFSNSARMSETLDIQRDHGFLVAFAMKHLNEGGLLLFSNNYRQFKMSEKVLKKYDVREITAHSVPADYKRKQPHVCFEIRHIEE is encoded by the coding sequence ATGACTGCTGAACAAACATTTACGTTTTGGTTGACTTGCCCTCAGGGTGTGCATGGACTACTGAAAAAAGAAATTGAAGCCATTACGGGTATCGTAGCAGGTGATTGGAATAAAGGTGTGCAATTTGAAGGTACATTGGAAGCTGGCTATCGCGTTTGTTTGTGGTCGCGTTTAGCAAACCGAATATTTTTAGGCTTAAACGATACCGTTAATGTTTCCTTTGAATCGTTGCAAGCCATGGTAGAAGCTATTCAATGGGATGAACACGTACGTCCTACTGGCTCGTTAAAGGTGTCGTTTGGTGGTCGTCTGCCTGAAATTAGGGACAGCCGTTTCGGTGCACAAAAGGTTAAAGATTGGATTGTTGATCAATTTCGAGAAAAGCATGGTACAAGGCCTAGCGTCGATAATACGCCCGATTTAACAGTTTACGTTCAAGTTGCCAAAAAACGTATGTTTTTAGGGATAGAGCTCACTGGTGATTCTTTGCATAAGCGCGGCTACCGGCAAGCCACGGGGCCCGCACCCATCAAAGAAAACTTAGCGGCAGCATTACTCTTTAGTAAAGACTGGCCAGAAAAATCGAAGCAAGGTGAATCCTTTTTAGACCTTATGTGCGGTTCGGGTACCATTGTGATTGAAGCCGCTTTAATGGCCGCCGATTACGCTCCAGGCTTATTACGACGGGAATTCGCATTCGAACGTTGGCTATTACATAACCCGACGCATTGGAATACTTTGCTGCAAGAAGCTCGTGAACGTCGAACCTCTGGTTTAGAGGCAATGCCTTCGGTACTTGGTTTCGATTCGGATGGCGGTGTTATTGAAAAAGCCAACGAAACGCTGGTGTCGCTCGGGTTAAGTAAGCATGCACGTTGTTACCAAAAATCTCTCGATGAATGGACATTACCAACTCACTGGGCGTTAAAGCCAGGTCTTTGGGTATCGAACCCACCTTATGGAGAGCGTCTAGGCGATAAACCAACATTAATGCGGTTTTATCGGACCATTGGAGACATTGCTCGCAGCCAGCTTTCACAGTGGTCTATAGGCATGCTAACTTCTGACGATATCTTAGCGCGTGAAATTGGATTAAGGCCTGAGTTAAAGCGTAATTTTTATAATGGTCCTATCGAAGCCGTATTTTACTCGTATGGCGTGAATGATTCACGAGAGCAAAATACGACGGATCCTAAGCAGCAAGAGCAAACCCAAGCACTCACGAACCGTGTTGCGAAAAATATTAAGCAACTTAAAAAGTTGATTAAAAAAGAGCAGCTTGAGGCATATAGAGTATACGATGCCGACATTCCTGAGTTTGCCATTGCCGTCGATAAATATGGTGATTGGTTGCATGTTCAGGAATACGCGCCGCCAAAATCAATTCCTGAAGAAAAGGCTCAAGCAAGGTTGTTAAATGCCGTTGAGGCGTTATCGAACTATTTTGAAATTCCAGTTTCACAAGTGGTGGTTAAACGACGAGAGCGCCAAAGGGGAACTAATCAATATGAGAAAAAAGGGCAAACGGATCGCTCTTTTTCCATTATGGAGCATGGCGTAAAGCTGAAGGTAAACCTACACGACTATTTAGATTCGGGGTTGTTTTTAGATCATCGCCCGTCTCGAAAGTGGGTGCAGGAAAGTGCCGAAGGTATTTCGTTCTTAAATCTGTTTTGTTACACCGGCAGTTTTACTTCGCATGCTTTTAAAGGTGGGGCAAGTAAAACAGTCAGTGTTGATTTATCAAAAACCTATTTAAAATGGGCTGAAGATAACTTGGAGCTCAATGGTGGCAAGGCAGGGCCGAATCATCAATTCGTACATGCCGATGTTATGAAGTGGTTAAAAGAAACCGATGAGAAGTTTGATTTGATCGTGATGGATCCACCCACCTTCAGTAATTCCGCACGGATGAGTGAAACTTTAGACATTCAACGCGATCATGGATTTTTGGTGGCTTTCGCAATGAAACATTTAAACGAGGGCGGATTGTTATTATTTTCGAATAATTATCGTCAGTTTAAAATGTCCGAAAAAGTGCTTAAAAAGTACGACGTTCGTGAAATTACCGCGCATTCTGTTCCGGCCGATTACAAACGCAAGCAGCCTCACGTTTGTTTTGAAATTCGACACATTGAAGAGTAA
- a CDS encoding nitrate reductase produces MNKPLNNCSTKTTCPYCGVGCGVEVSAKAVLSEVQVTAKGDASHPANFGKLCVKGSNLLQTLTPQGRLTQPFIQGKPVEWNEAIHTIAGKIKDVIAKHGPDAFAFYLSGQLLTEDYYVANKLAKGFIGTANVDTNSRLCMASAVVGYKRAFGSDTVPCNYEDLEQCDLLIMVGSNAAWTHPVLYQRIVAAKKNNPAMKVVVIDPRKTASCDVADLHLAISPGSDAALFNYLLNETDQNNALNIGYVKSNTEGFDQALEQAKPWTEQATASFCGVSEQELQCLSQWWCSTPKTVTLFSQGINQSATGVDKSNAIINCHLATGRIGQVGMGPFSITGQPNAMGGREVGGLANQLAAHMDFTTLGAIDRVKRYWQAPKMATQNGLKAVDLFKAIEAGDVKIVWIMATNPVVSLPDSAQVRRALKKCDLVIVSECYDKTDTTELADVLLPATGWSEKNGTVTNSERRISRQHSFEAPKGEAKHDWQAICDVAIAMGYSSEFSYQGVHEIFAEHAGLSAFENNGTRDFDIGHFSQISEKTYNEMKPVQWPVPIGKPEGTERMFENGQFFTHSGRANFVPINPQKPAEKLSNEFPLTLNTGRIRDQWHTMTRTGRTSKLMGHIEQPFIDISPQDAAHLSIVQLQIVEVVSQLGSVKLRANIRSTQKKGQVFAPIHWTDQFANNAVISNLINATVDPLSGQPESKFAQVVIRPVEKLLYGYCISQKKLNFDDAAYWCHVTLEQGAHTEFALQEASATSTELFEKAKSLLSAKNVDIEAGEWLVYSNPIENVARFSFVKDDVLIAAFYFAQHPMLPSTHWLREMVTSQSKIEQHQRLGLLAGKPSNGVDHGRIVCSCFNVGENQINDALEQGVKNLADLTRSLKCGSNCGSCLPELSDIIDSKTIEHA; encoded by the coding sequence ATGAACAAACCGCTTAATAACTGTAGTACTAAAACAACTTGCCCCTATTGTGGGGTAGGTTGTGGAGTAGAAGTCAGCGCTAAAGCTGTATTGAGTGAAGTGCAAGTTACAGCTAAAGGTGATGCGAGCCATCCGGCTAACTTTGGCAAGCTTTGTGTGAAAGGCAGTAACTTACTGCAAACTCTAACGCCGCAAGGCAGGCTTACTCAACCATTTATCCAAGGAAAGCCAGTAGAGTGGAATGAAGCCATTCATACTATTGCTGGTAAAATTAAAGATGTGATTGCTAAACATGGACCCGATGCCTTTGCATTTTATTTATCTGGGCAATTACTTACAGAGGACTATTATGTAGCTAATAAACTAGCGAAGGGTTTTATTGGCACGGCCAATGTTGATACAAACTCTAGGCTTTGTATGGCCTCTGCCGTAGTCGGCTACAAACGTGCCTTTGGATCGGACACGGTTCCATGCAATTACGAAGATTTAGAACAATGCGACCTCTTGATTATGGTCGGATCAAATGCGGCTTGGACTCATCCTGTTTTATATCAACGAATAGTGGCGGCTAAAAAAAATAATCCAGCCATGAAGGTCGTGGTTATTGATCCGCGAAAAACGGCAAGTTGTGATGTCGCCGATTTACATTTAGCCATTTCCCCCGGATCTGATGCCGCCTTATTTAACTACTTACTTAACGAAACCGACCAAAATAATGCATTAAATATCGGTTATGTTAAATCGAACACCGAAGGGTTCGACCAAGCACTCGAGCAGGCAAAACCTTGGACTGAGCAAGCAACGGCCAGTTTTTGTGGCGTTTCAGAGCAAGAGTTACAGTGCTTGTCGCAATGGTGGTGCAGCACCCCAAAAACAGTCACATTATTTTCTCAAGGTATTAATCAATCGGCAACGGGTGTTGATAAATCGAATGCCATTATAAATTGCCACTTAGCAACTGGCCGAATCGGCCAAGTAGGAATGGGTCCATTTTCGATAACGGGGCAACCGAACGCGATGGGTGGACGTGAAGTTGGTGGTTTGGCGAATCAACTCGCCGCTCATATGGATTTCACTACTCTAGGCGCTATTGACCGAGTAAAACGATATTGGCAAGCACCTAAGATGGCAACGCAAAACGGTTTAAAAGCGGTAGATTTATTTAAAGCAATTGAAGCCGGCGACGTAAAGATCGTATGGATTATGGCTACCAACCCCGTGGTAAGTTTGCCAGACAGCGCACAAGTAAGAAGAGCGTTAAAGAAGTGTGATTTAGTGATCGTCAGTGAATGTTATGACAAAACAGATACAACTGAATTGGCCGACGTGTTGCTGCCTGCAACAGGTTGGAGTGAAAAAAATGGTACGGTGACAAACTCTGAACGAAGAATTTCTCGCCAACACAGCTTTGAAGCGCCAAAGGGTGAGGCCAAGCACGACTGGCAAGCCATTTGTGACGTTGCCATTGCGATGGGTTATTCATCTGAGTTTTCATACCAGGGTGTTCATGAGATTTTTGCAGAACATGCCGGGCTTTCAGCCTTCGAAAATAATGGAACCCGTGATTTTGATATAGGGCACTTTAGTCAAATCTCAGAAAAAACTTACAATGAAATGAAACCCGTTCAATGGCCTGTTCCTATAGGAAAGCCGGAAGGAACGGAGAGAATGTTTGAGAATGGTCAATTCTTCACCCATTCAGGGCGGGCGAATTTTGTACCGATTAACCCACAAAAACCAGCCGAAAAATTGTCTAATGAGTTCCCATTAACATTGAATACCGGTCGTATTCGAGATCAGTGGCATACGATGACACGTACCGGCCGAACCAGTAAATTAATGGGGCATATTGAGCAACCTTTTATTGATATTTCCCCTCAAGATGCGGCACATTTATCGATAGTTCAGCTGCAAATTGTTGAAGTCGTATCCCAGCTTGGCTCAGTTAAACTGAGAGCCAATATTCGTTCCACTCAGAAGAAAGGGCAAGTGTTTGCGCCGATTCATTGGACGGATCAATTTGCGAACAATGCCGTTATCTCAAATTTAATCAATGCAACGGTTGATCCGTTGTCTGGTCAGCCTGAATCAAAATTTGCACAGGTAGTCATTCGACCGGTAGAAAAACTTCTCTATGGGTACTGTATCAGTCAGAAGAAGTTAAACTTTGATGATGCAGCCTATTGGTGTCACGTAACCTTAGAGCAAGGTGCTCATACAGAATTCGCGCTTCAAGAAGCGTCTGCGACAAGTACTGAACTATTTGAAAAAGCCAAAAGTTTGTTAAGTGCTAAAAATGTAGATATAGAAGCAGGAGAGTGGCTTGTATACTCTAATCCAATAGAAAACGTTGCTCGGTTCTCCTTCGTAAAAGATGATGTTCTGATTGCCGCTTTCTATTTTGCTCAGCACCCCATGTTGCCGAGTACTCATTGGTTGAGGGAAATGGTGACCAGCCAATCTAAAATTGAACAGCATCAAAGGCTTGGATTGCTGGCAGGTAAGCCATCTAATGGAGTTGATCACGGGCGAATTGTGTGTTCTTGCTTTAATGTTGGCGAAAATCAAATCAACGATGCACTTGAGCAGGGTGTTAAAAACTTGGCCGATCTTACCCGTTCGTTAAAATGCGGCTCAAATTGTGGCTCTTGCTTGCCCGAATTAAGCGATATTATAGATTCCAAAACAATCGAACACGCTTAA
- a CDS encoding DUF2835 domain-containing protein, which produces MTTQSLTVDIYISAEDYLQHYQGAVHTVSCVSREGKRVQFPSRILQPFVRREGIKGTFVIHFDKNHKFERIEAI; this is translated from the coding sequence ATGACAACACAATCACTCACGGTCGATATTTATATTTCTGCCGAAGATTATCTTCAACATTACCAAGGTGCCGTTCATACTGTATCTTGCGTTTCTAGGGAGGGCAAACGGGTACAGTTTCCTTCTCGAATACTTCAGCCATTTGTCCGTCGTGAAGGTATAAAAGGTACCTTTGTGATTCATTTTGATAAAAATCATAAGTTTGAGCGAATCGAAGCGATTTGA